Part of the Athalia rosae chromosome 2, iyAthRosa1.1, whole genome shotgun sequence genome, aaaaaaagaaagagcaaTTGAATCAAAATTCATATAGCGTTGCAAAAAACTCTTGTGCCTCGTGTAACCGAGAAGAGATATCGACTGATTAGTTGATAAATTTGCGatgagaaaatacaaataaaacaaaacaataatTAGAATAATCTAACGGcaaacgtgtacgtatgtacacgtatataacgtattaGGACAATATCCGAGAGTAAATGAACGCGTTACAAGCGTAGAGTGTGTAATGTATAAATACCAGCAACTCTTTCGGGCGCCAAACAGTACGGCAAGGCGAGCCTGCTGGAACGGACATTTTTTTGATACCTACATTGAGATAATaaagttgagaatttttctcagaaaactaaaaagaagaagaaagggagCCAAAAATCACGAGAtcattccgttttattttacagaGACTGTTATATAAATTCAACATCGGAATATCGATTAAAAGTGAATCGCAATTTTCTACCCGTCGTGAGTTTCGCACCGGCCTAATCTGCACCAGAACTTTGGCGATGATGgtgacgtgaaaataaattgtatgaaaaaaaaagtgacgtgATTGACCGATATTTTAATCGACGATTGAGACCGTGTCATATTTACATTCGAATCGTGAACAGAGAAAATGCGATATCATCgtgtgattttcttttttataattttaccaACTTCCGTGTTATACGTGAAAAATGTGGTCGCTGCCGCTGGTGATTTCGCGGTCTGCAACACGAACACCTTGGCGGTTTACAAATTACGAATGGAAACGCATTGGTCGAAGGAAATATTCCCGAAACAGTATCCGACATTTAGACCCCCCGCACAATTCTCCAGTTTACTAGGTACTGTCAACCTAATTATTTCAGAACGATTTTCAGttataatttcatcgaataaAAGGCCTTTCAACTCTAATCATATAATTCATGAAAATCGTCAAAACCGTTGTTAGAAtggattgaagaaaattaattttctgagGTTTCATGAATTGTATCAAAtggaatattttgtttttgtttttgcactGTGCGCAAAAAAGTCATTGTAAAGTGTCACGTTTTTGTAAACTCTTGATGCTCATGTATCCGTACAAGAACTATAATAGATAGAGATAGTAAAATACGTGAGTTAGCGGCTCCTTGTTTCGTTATCATTAtgattcctatttttttttttttttttttttttatttttttattcatctcctTTCTCAGACAGCTGGCAGCtgttttctcgttcttctccAACTCTGTTCTCGATCCGATTCATTCTAAAGATGGTCTTCTATTTCACTTTTCTATGTCAGACATTATAACTTGAAACAACGATCAAAAAAGGTACGAATTACCATTGAAAGCGTTAttgctatttcttttttttttttttctcgtttataTCATTCTGCCTAAATTAGACATGATCCAGATAAATTTATGCTCATTCCCATATGAAGCAGCATGTAAAAATTGGTCTTGCCTGGGGCGTAAACTCGGGCTCGTTAAATCcagctatatgtatgtatagctcTCTGGAGGTCCACGAGGCATCGCGTCGCTGCCATGAATCATCAGACTTCGCTTTTGAATCGCTTTGGAATGACATTTGAAATAGATTTTAGCATTCGATAATCTTCGTTGGCATATGCGCGTAATCAATTGTTGTCTACTTAtaatcgttgaataaattttttccctcggtttcttttctcttttagattttcgttaatttcctcgtgattattttttttttttttttcattcgtcgcaCATACAATGCACGTGTACAGCATTGAAAAGTGATTTCGATAtggaatttctgaaattattttcacaggaaaattttttatcacgaaTCAAAAGTTTACGATCacgtatataaatgaaaaattcgtggctTGTAAAATTAGTCATCGAGTTGACGAACCGTGAATCATTGACTCAAAATCATCGTTGGAAGCCTAGTGactgattaaaaaaacaaataattcgTAGATTTAAAATCAGTCGTAAACGTATGAGATAAAAATTCgtagaatatttatttatttgtttgatttaaatttttttcttttttatcacgtGATCTACTTGAATAACATTTTATCTAGTTAGCGAAAGGCCTACAAAAGTCGTTCTATGGAAAAATCGTAACGTTTAAGGAGACACAAAAATTCTTATTTCGTTACTCTCTATTCTAGGGAATAAAGTGAGAATCTTCAGAACACGTTTACCCGTTTTGAAACGCAGATGAATCAGTTCGTTGATTCTTCTGGCGAAAATCTATTTGACGGTTTATACatctggattttttcaaacacttttttattcatttatcgacAGCGAGGGAGATGCTGATATAACCGAATGTAGTCCGTTAGATGTATATACGACCACTGATTAATTTGATCAATGATTCGAAATCGATGATTttatatcgaagaaaaaaaaaatcgtctccTAATCAATgagcttgaattttttttcatcaaacctACACACATGGATTATTAACGCTGTGCACAGTTAAGATGATAATTGCGAAAGTTATTAGTTTTTACCATCTGTGCTTTCAAAGTACGTTTGGGTTATGAATATTGGACAAGGAAGCCACATTGTCCTTCACTGAGATCAGTCCCAAGTGGATTCAAGATATGAATGACTCTTTATACATAGAATTTAAATTTATCTTCAAACTTATACACACGTTGCTCCCGTACGTTCACTGCGTCAGTTGAAGGCAGAATTTGTAAAACGAATATTGCACGGCAGTGGGACGCGTTGAATATTCTAatgattttctaaagtaaTTCAGACACCCCGTTGGACTTACACTTGCAATCAGTCAAACTCGGTGTATTTCGGACTCAGAATTCGAAGTCCGTCATTTCAAAACCGGGCCAAACGGACCGAGAAATGGCGATTTTCGGAATGTCCTTAGACCCGCCATTTTCtatatcgttcgaattttgtCCCTGAGATTGCGAAGGTGCAAGAAAATCGTTACAATTTGTAAATTATTCCAGGTTTGGTGCACAACCGGTCGTACGTTTTGTGGCGTGAGGGTGACGAAGCTAGTCCGGAGATTCGTACGATTGCAGAAAAAGGTACCGGAGTCATTTTGGAGACGCAGAAAGGCGTTGCGGACATTTTCGCGGCACCGGCTGTAGCGCAAGGGGTGGGATCGACGGAAACGATTCTCTATTCCGACGGCAAACATACATTGGTGAGAGTTTTTGTTGAGCCGGCAGAACCgacgaaaaaactaaaattacGAATTACTCAATTTTCGAATCCTTTAGtagttatgaaaaaatttcatcgattttcaagGTATCCCTGATATCTAAAATCGTACCGTCGCCGGATTGGTTCGTCGGATTGGACAGCTTCGAGCTCTGCAAAAACGGTCGATGGGTGGACAACGTTTCGATTCATGTAAGCGATGATGGcatattttgttttgtttcttttttttacttttattaaaAAACAGCAGTTCTATTACGGCATCTGTTTTGACGGATCCCAGATACTTTTTACCTCGGAGACGAAAGaaagataaatagaaaatgaacagCGAAACGGTCTCGTTTATTTGAATTCACAGGGTGGACCATTCGATGCTGGTACTGACAACGGCTTCACATTTACAGCGCCCAACTGGCGGACGGATCCAAGTTCACCGATCACTCGAATAACTTCTAAGGAGCCGTCGCACCCTGCGAACAGCTTTTATTATCCAGAAATCGAGGAGCTACCGTCGTTAGTGACCTTCAACATCACGAGGGTAGGCTAGGGACATTCGTTACAATCATTTGGAAATCGAAATTGTCGATTCCACAGGGATTCGAACTTTTCTGAACTTATTCGGCATTCAAAATTGACAagtaatttgatgaaaaacaatgagaatgCAAAATTTGTCTTTTCGGAAATTGAAAAGTATCGTGCCATATAAccatagatataaatatatttatgatatAACTGTTTTTTAGCAAAACaagcaaaaacaaaatagtCTTTTGTTTGCCCGGAAAAGCATTCCCCTAATTTTCATCAGCGATAATTTTCCGTTCCATTACGCCTTGTTATTCGATTACTTTTGCAGGAGCGAGTCTACAAAGCAATCGACGGTGCGCAGAGATCGGTTTCGAAACGCaggcgaatgaaattttcaaggaaTAATAATCCCGTTGTCGTACCTCTCGGAAATCCTCATCTCCACAGGAAACCCGCACGCGCTAAACGTCCGCTGAGAAAAATAGCGcgtgagtgaaaaagaaaacaaaattaatttgaagTAACTAGACCAAATGAAGTAGGTCATTAATTTCTCGACGACCTTTTTCCTTCAAGGTCGTCCCGTCGAATGCGTAATGAGCTCCTGGAGTTCGTGGTCAGCTTGCAGTGCTTCCTGTGGCGTCGGATTTGAAACGCGTACCAGAACGGTACTAAAACCATCCAGACGAAACGGATTTTGTTCTAAAGAGCTTCAACAAAAACGTTGGTGCGGCGAACAGTCGAATTGTATAAGTAAATACTTCAActggtgaaacgaaaaaaagtgatcGAAGATGGCGACATTATGGAGGTGCACCCCAGGCGAAAAGATGATGCCTGATGAGCTGTCATAAATGGAATCGACCAaatttcatgattatttctagtttaTCTTGGAGATTGATTtacgaatgaacaaaattaCTAAAATTTCGATTCTAATGCGAACTCGAGCCAGGAAATAATTCATTTGactaaataatttgaaatatggtGCCGTCTTATCGACCACAATCAGTCTTGACAAAGTAATTTTAATAGATTAAAATTAACCTTGCCACATTATCGTTAGAAAAAAGATATGAGAATATAAAGATCATAGATACGGCAATATCTGTCTGTCAATAGATTGCAAACAATATTCTAAGTTTGGCTGTACGGGGTGATGAAGGGGTTGGGTGATTTGAATGATCACCGAGGCTGTAAATCGTAAAATCGCATGCTCTCGTATTAATGTAATAAAAGTTGAAGAGGATGATGTTTTCTGGATAGTTCTGAGCATGAACTCCTCTAATTCCACTTCATATATAATTTCTAGtatttcgtatattttacgCAAATGAtgtattttcaattgaataaatagatcGTCTTCCTATCctatcaaatttcaattattttaagtttctacaaattttctatataattccatgaaaagagaatttcaaTCGGAGTAGCAATACTATAAGCGCGCCGCAGTGGATTGTTGAGGTCAAAATTAAATCAAGACGAAGGCAGAGATAAATGAAATCACTGGTCATTGACAACCTATATACATTTAGTCATGAATAATTCTGTGATCTAAGGCAGAATCTTGACCGGGCACAGATAAGATTATTTTTGTAGACATTGCTGGTTAATGAAATTTTGCGTCGAACTGAATTTCAGTGAATGTCCAGATTTATTGTGAAAAATACAAATGCCACTCACCCTCAGTGGCATCCGAAAATCATgagttcttattttttttctcacaatgaAAAATCTCTAGAAAATCTTGTACTTTCACACGTGTTTTCACGATGCCTTTGAAATATAGACGGCCCTACATGCATGACatacacattttttcaaatctgcaCCTGACATGTAGTGCACAGTTTGGCGATTCTCGCGAAACACTTGTTAAAAAGACTCTCCAACAGGGCGAATGGTCAGCTCGCAGACCtgcaacgaaataaaaatttcgtgtCCCATTCAGGTGGACAAAAAAACTCGCAATTTACGGTAAAAAGGTCCGAGTCGAttccaaaattgatcgataaaAGCTCTATCGCTCACCTGAACATGTTCCGGGGTTCCCAATGCGTAGCTGACGGCGTTCGCGACGTCTTCGGGGTTCAGCAATGGTATCGATTTCAACCTTTCCGGTGTAAAAACTTCGACTCCGGTAGAGCTTATAAATTCGGTTTTCACACCGCCTGGACTGATGCTCTAAAATAGACaacatttttctcaacgatAACTACATTTCCTCCCCCTCGCCGACCGACGAAGTCGACTTTGAACTCGAGTATCTAAGGGATCACGCGGCATAAGGATTCAGACTTTCAGGACCTTGGGCAGAAATTAGTTACTGACCAATCCCATTGGTCATTACACCTGAATAGGAAAGTTCACTCTTTGATTTTTACCctgttttcggaaaaattaCCCTACGCACGAattcgttgataattttttagacGAAATACGCACGGTAATTTTGATCCTCGTTCCCGCCAAAACCAGTTCCTTCCTCGTCACCTCCGACATGGCTGTTACGGCGAACTTGGTAGCCGGATACAGAGATACAACGTTATTCGGCGATCCTATGTAGTGTCCCGCTACGCTGTTGGTTCACAGAAACATGAATTATTGACTCAAATGAAGCATCAAGAGTCGTAAACGTTGCAGACGATTAAACAATCTATTTATGTCAATTATTCCGAATACTACGAGTTAATTGTATATCATTTTGTTTCACACCCTTTCCGCCCACCCAAGGTGCATTTCAAAACGCCCGAAATGCAGAGTCTATTCCTCGATCAATCGTTGTGACGATTTGGCGCTCAAAATTTGCGAATCAAGCGATACAAAtatggatttatttttttgcaagcGAACCTGTTGATGTTGAAAATGTGACCGGGGATTTGTCGCTCCTTCATGGATCGCACGGCTTCTCTCGTTGCGATGGCGACGGCCAACACATTTATGTCCAGCATACGTTTGAAACCTTCGGTTTCTCCTCCTGATAATAACGAGAGAatgtcgaaatgaaaattgaaaagttagCGATGCTTCAAAGTACATAGAAACTTTTAATGGATTCTATACTAACCGGTCAGCGGCCCAGGCACAAGCATTCCGGCGTTATTAACGAGGACATCAACACCGCCGAGATTTTCCTTTATCCAGCGGAAGACCTCGAGGATGTCCTCCTCCTTAGTCAGGTCGCATCTCTTTGCGTGAAGTTCACCTTTGGCGcctttcagtttttcattgatttcctCTATCCTTTCGACTCGCCTGGCCACCGCGACTACCTTGAGACCATCTTTGACAAGGTTCTCAGTTATCGCGGCTCCGATTCCGGCACTCGCTCCGGTCACCAGTGCGACCTTTCCGACCCAACGttccatttttgtttcttatttcttgAAAATGAAGATGCGCCGGGTTATTCTTACCAACGGTATTCCTAGTCCACGACTAACTTGCAATATGTTCGCCGTAGGAGTGCAGGACTTTGAACCAGTGAGATTTAGCAGAGCAACACGTTACCTATAAGTAGACCGTGAATTAGTAGTAGGGGAATTTTAGTATAATGACTGTCAGTAATTATACAGACGTACACTACCGATCAAAGTTCGTAGTAAACGATAGCCGAGATAGTGAGCTTATTGTGAGTTATTCTGTAGATCGTtctagaaatgaaaaagttttttttcccccactaGGCTTCCTGGTGAGATCGATGCACACTTCttccaaaaaatgtgcaaacaTTCGCTTTCAAATCtactcgaattttttatctttttgaaATCTGATCTTTCGATgcttcgtgaaaaattttgcctCGTAGTATACATCGTACAAGTATATTAACAAAAAGGTTTTCACGTATTGTGTCTGCGATTGAGATTAATTTGTCACTTCGAGTTGAAGTTTTTTCAGATAACCAATGTAGCTGAATCATCATCTGTACTGTCGTGTCACACCCTGTATCGGTATAATAGAAATTTAATGATTCAAAAATATGGTAAAAagcgaatcgaatgaaaacgaTCCGTCATAAATACGATGCATATTTCGTCGCGTTATAAAATTGGACCAACGAGTGAACGattaaatcaatgaaaaagtACAGAGTACGCAATGTACTTCCTATACAGAGCAGTTCGATGTGCCAGGTGGTCCTAGTTATCTCCTATCGCATCCATAAATAACACAGCTGATAGTTCGGTATTGATATTTACTCTGCAAAAAATACAACGGCAAATATCCCGACGAGGGATACGAGAATGATTCAGACTGCACGAttttaggaaagaaaaagactcTTCTAACGTCGAGTATGAGATACGTTGATCGTTACGTAATGGGGACACTCAGGTGATAAGCGTGTGTCGCCCAAGACGGAGGCGAACACCGTCTGTGATCGCCTGTGCAAAAACGAGATGCGAGTGCGTCGATTTTCCACATTTCAGCGGGTACGGCGTATGCGGCGATCGAGGGCCTCGCGTCCGTTTACTCAGCGGTGCCGCGATTCttctagaaaaatgaaaattttaatcgctCGCAACCAGCTGTTCGCagctcgatgagaaaaaatacagtgcgctcacgtttcggggaagacgaaaacgaaaacttcACCGATAAATCAACGGCACGATATCAGGCAACGCCGTCCTAAGTCTACTTCGAGTTAGTCACCTGATTGGCGTTTAGCAACGTGTTGTACCTACACGTTGAGTTGGGTTTTCGGTAAAAGAAACGACGGCAAATTTCATTACAGAACATTCGATACCGATACAAATTTATGAtaatttattctcttctcACTTGATTCAAGTGTACGAAATACATCATCGTTTCCACTCGACAAATAATATTCGACTGACTTTGCCGCCAACATTTCGACGTTTAAGGTGAATATAGCGATGTGCCGATGTCAACGTGTCCGTAACTCAGTTGAAGATCAGTTATAGTCTAAGGATGAACGTGATGAAAAGCGGGTTCTGAAAAAAACTTCTTACTACGAGATCCAAACATTGTTCAGGGCAAGTATTACACTGCACGATAAtcctttttattatcaatcaaggcaaaatgaaaactagaaatagtttgcagaaaaaaatagtaaagaaTGCGAAGTGATCTTCTGCATCGTTGAATAGATGAATTCGTTTGTTTCTTGAAATTGACCTTTCATAACTTGATTTTATTCACCGATGGACCGCTTTTCTTAAGATTCACTCTCTAACTGTCACCAAAAATGAGCGCCACAGTTTGGAAGGTGTTCATAAAATCGAAGGACGGTAGAATGAATATCTCCGGCGACCGATTAAGTGGAACAATTATTATCTCCATTGCAGATAGTCGGCGCATTAGTCGATAACGATATTACACTTACTTCGAGACAACTGCTGCAACATTTTTTgtcttatttgatttttagcgtcgaaaatcgagatgtcgaaGCACAGCTACCAAGCCCTACCTACAACGGACGAAAGCccgaaaaattcaccgttgCCAGTCCTCCGTCTCaggaacaatttggctcctCCACTGGTTCCCACCTATCGAAAATCTCCATCTCCCATGGGATCGACGGAGTGCATACTTTCGGGACCGACGAACTTGAAACGACGTGCCGACCGACGGCTCATGCGTCTCAACACCGAACTTCTCCAAGCGGTTGTCGATGGAAATTTGGAAGAAGTTGGACGGTAGAAAAGTCCACGCAATTCTCCGCTCGATTACAGTCGAATCGGGTCCATTTTACCACGGCGTTCCTCCCTTTATTTCAGCTGCATCGAGCACGACGCCAACGCGAACGCGACCTGCAAACCGCAGCGAATTTCCAGTTGTCATATAGCGAGTTTTTTGGGACACACCGAGATTCTCAGACTCCTTATCAAGAATGGAGCCGAACTCGGTAACCGAGATGCTTCGGGGAGGACGGCGTTGCACTTGGCTGCCTGGGAGGGAAATCCGGACTGCTTAAAACTGCTGCTCGACCACGCTTCGGAACTCGTCAATATCACGACAGAGGAAATCGCAGTCAAAGACAGGATCCCGTCGCAATGGATCGATTCCTGGGATCACGATCACGCCTCGGTGATCGACATGGTCTGTGTCTAgcgaatgattgaatgaaagTTGATCGTCACCCCCGCGTTATGATATCTCTCTCAGCTTCCAGTGTTAGAATTCGGAAGTACGCCCCTTCATGTGGCATGCAAACGCACGGAACTTATCTGCGTGCAGCATCTTCTCGCCGCTGGTGCCGAACTTGAAAAAGTTGACAGTCGGGGTCTGAGGCCGCTCGACGTcgtcggtgaaaatttgataGAAAATCGCGAAGAGGGAGACGTAGAATTCAGGTATCCACCGAACTAAGGAGgaatatcattatcattatgtcCAGAAGTCGAAATGTGGCAATAATCCGagaatttcttcaaaaatagGTACCCCGGGGTGATCAGGGCCCTGATCGCGGCTGGGGCACAGCACTACCTGTTTCCGGATTATGGTCATCAGGGCTACACCGTGACTCCTCTTCACACGGCTGTGGAACTCGAGTCTCTCGACGCGATAACGGTTCTATTGAACGCTAATTTTCCGAGATCGGTTTGGAACGTGAACGGAGACACTCCGATGCATCTGTCGATCACTAAGCGACTCAAGGAACCGTTGAAGCTGCTGGTGAACACAGCGAACAACGAGAGCCCACCGAATTATCTCGATCCAAAAAATGACGTGGGACTCACCCCCTTGCAATTGGCTGTGAGGCAAAATTGGGTTCCCGGTGTTAGCATCGTTCTCGAAGCCGGCGCAGATGTCACGGTGACCTCGAAGGACGGGTACACGGCGTTGCACCTTTCCGCCGCTAGCGGAAACCTCGAAATGATGCAGGAAATATTGAGTATTCCTGATTCGCACAGCGTAAGTTTTCCGAGAAATTGTGGCGAACTGATATCTGAAAATGGAAATCCCCAATCTCACGACGTCGGTCGAACGCATCGTTGTTCGGATTCGGCGGTACCAAAAGCCCTTGAAAATAAGATCAGCACGTAACATATttagtacttttttttttttggagacATCAAATTTGCCCTAATCTTATTTACAGAACAGAAAGAGTCGAATTATCTGTGTACTTTCTTTACAGATAATCGAAGTGATGAACCATCTAGGAGAGACTCCCCTATTTTGCGCGATTTCCGGTGGTAACGTGAACTGCGTGAAGGAAATTCTGAACGCCGGAGGGAGCGTTAGGCACAAATTGCACGGCGAAGTGACGGTTTTTCACCGAGCGGCCGAACACGGGCATTCGGAGATCCTCCAGGTTCTTCTGGACGAAGATCCCGCGGTAACGAAACTCCTGATCAACGCAAGGGACAATTTAAAAATGTCGGGGATGACAGCGTTGCACATGGCTGCCAACGTCGGGAACGCCGATTGCATCAGAACATTGCTCAACGCCGGGGCAGACATCATAGAAATAACTACGGAAAAGCCGTACAATAGAGCGACGGCCCTTCATTTGGCCGCTACCCAAAATCATCACGAAGTCGTCAGAGCGCTCCTTAGCTACGAGACTTTCATTGTCGATAAACAAGACAGTCACGGTTGGATGCCACTCCACGTAGCCTGTTACCACAGCAACAGAGAGTGCATCAGATTATTGCTGGACGCCGGCGCTGACCTGTCCGTCGTCACGAAGGACATCGACAGAAATTCGAGGTCAGCGATGGATTTTCTGGTTTTCAACGTGCCGAGACCCGTTGATTTTCTCGAGACGATTCTCGACGCATGTATCAGCATTAATGAGTACAATATAAACGAACCGAACTGTCTCATCACCCTGGATTACAGGATACTGACACCCCGCGGGAGGGACATGGAACAGATGAAGGTCATCAATGCCCTCATGTCCACCGGAAATCAGTTCAATCAAAAACGATTGCTGATTCATCCTTTGATAGAGAGTTTTCTCTACTTGAAGTGGAGGGCGTTGAGTCCTTTTTTTATGATCATTTTAGGACTGTACGCCGTTTTTGTCGTGGCGACCACCCAACTGATCACTGGAATTTATTACTATAAGGATAAGGGTGCGGAAATCCCTCTCATATTGGATAAGGATATCAGCAGCGGTATCCTACTGTTCAGTCTGATACCGATCGCTGTTCAGGTAGCTCAAGTTCATCGTTATGAATAAGAGTATCTTAATTTTTACGGCGTTGATATTTTCAGGAATTGTTGCACGCGAAGCAACGTTCTTGGAGTTACATTAATGAGCTGGAATCGTGGGTGAAATGCGGTTCCTTCGTCCTCTCTTTTCTAGTTGTCTTTGTCGATCACAAGACCAACGAATGGACCCGTCACGCAGCCGCCATTGCTGTACTCCTAGCTTGGACGGAACTCATGTTCCTGATATCTCGCTTTCCAGAATGGGGCTACTACGTCCTCATGTTCTCAAAAGTGGCCACGAACGTTATCAAGGCATGTCTTCGTCTGAATCGTTTCCAAAGTTTGTGGAGTCAGGGAGAAGAAATTCACCGTGAAAATTGACTAATCTGAAGA contains:
- the LOC105689299 gene encoding transient receptor potential channel pyrexia-like is translated as MSKHSYQALPTTDESPKNSPLPVLRLRNNLAPPLVPTYRKSPSPMGSTECILSGPTNLKRRADRRLMRLNTELLQAVVDGNLEEVGRCIEHDANANATCKPQRISSCHIASFLGHTEILRLLIKNGAELGNRDASGRTALHLAAWEGNPDCLKLLLDHASELVNITTEEIAVKDRIPSQWIDSWDHDHASVIDMLPVLEFGSTPLHVACKRTELICVQHLLAAGAELEKVDSRGLRPLDVVGENLIENREEGDVEFRYPGVIRALIAAGAQHYLFPDYGHQGYTVTPLHTAVELESLDAITVLLNANFPRSVWNVNGDTPMHLSITKRLKEPLKLLVNTANNESPPNYLDPKNDVGLTPLQLAVRQNWVPGVSIVLEAGADVTVTSKDGYTALHLSAASGNLEMMQEILSIPDSHSIIEVMNHLGETPLFCAISGGNVNCVKEILNAGGSVRHKLHGEVTVFHRAAEHGHSEILQVLLDEDPAVTKLLINARDNLKMSGMTALHMAANVGNADCIRTLLNAGADIIEITTEKPYNRATALHLAATQNHHEVVRALLSYETFIVDKQDSHGWMPLHVACYHSNRECIRLLLDAGADLSVVTKDIDRNSRSAMDFLVFNVPRPVDFLETILDACISINEYNINEPNCLITLDYRILTPRGRDMEQMKVINALMSTGNQFNQKRLLIHPLIESFLYLKWRALSPFFMIILGLYAVFVVATTQLITGIYYYKDKGAEIPLILDKDISSGILLFSLIPIAVQELLHAKQRSWSYINELESWVKCGSFVLSFLVVFVDHKTNEWTRHAAAIAVLLAWTELMFLISRFPEWGYYVLMFSKVATNVIKVLLTFGFLVIGFTFSFLVQFRGEAPFGSPWQSFVKTLVMMTSEFDYSDLFADQENMIVSVTLGRLVFVSFLVLAAIVLMNLMVGLAVNDITDLEIRGKTQRLFKQISFLCSLDLLVYNEMILKCFPKSWRARVEKGRFIDSKLLIYPGRPLRTIFKTIPSSIKDDVIQTATAHQKSDEPSLTEVAERLDKIERILEKLRSRRVEPIEIFNQENCKESHFKDPIGSKKDLVNVVDQNYRLKEECDSKREKAALSTENVMQNLRSLQTQLENLNKTLLSKKSSTHVIDLQEV
- the LOC105689467 gene encoding spondin-2-like, which encodes MRYHRVIFFFIILPTSVLYVKNVVAAAGDFAVCNTNTLAVYKLRMETHWSKEIFPKQYPTFRPPAQFSSLLGLVHNRSYVLWREGDEASPEIRTIAEKGTGVILETQKGVADIFAAPAVAQGVGSTETILYSDGKHTLVSLISKIVPSPDWFVGLDSFELCKNGRWVDNVSIHGGPFDAGTDNGFTFTAPNWRTDPSSPITRITSKEPSHPANSFYYPEIEELPSLVTFNITRERVYKAIDGAQRSVSKRRRMKFSRNNNPVVVPLGNPHLHRKPARAKRPLRKIARRPVECVMSSWSSWSACSASCGVGFETRTRTVLKPSRRNGFCSKELQQKRWCGEQSNCISKYFNW
- the LOC105689470 gene encoding farnesol dehydrogenase-like; the protein is MERWVGKVALVTGASAGIGAAITENLVKDGLKVVAVARRVERIEEINEKLKGAKGELHAKRCDLTKEEDILEVFRWIKENLGGVDVLVNNAGMLVPGPLTGGETEGFKRMLDINVLAVAIATREAVRSMKERQIPGHIFNINSVAGHYIGSPNNVVSLYPATKFAVTAMSEVTRKELVLAGTRIKITSISPGGVKTEFISSTGVEVFTPERLKSIPLLNPEDVANAVSYALGTPEHVQVCELTIRPVGESF